In the genome of Bradyrhizobium sp. CB3481, the window AGCCGGCAATACCTGGGACTATCTGGCGCTGGTGTATTACCCGACCGTCGCCGCCTTCATCGACATGATGACATCAGCCGATTACGAAAGCCGCTGTGACCCGCACCGCACCAACGGCTGCGCTGAGCACGTGATCATTGTTACCAGGGAAGCCTACAGCAAGTTCAAGATCATGTAGCTCCGAACAGGCTAGCGCGATACCGGCTCGATCGCGGCGCGGCAGGCCGATTGCATGAGCTGACAGACTTCGTTGGCCGGCCGCCCGCGGCACAACATCGCGAACATCGGGTAGCTCGTCAGCGCAAAGAGCATGTCGACGGCGCCCTCGCGCGCGCGGCGCGATGCGGTCTTTGCGGCGATACGCCTCACCAGCATCCTGACCAGCTTTCGGCGCCGCTCGTTGCGTTCGAGCAGCGCCTCTGCAAATTCGGGATCGGTCGCCATCGCTTCGTGGAGGCGGCCAATGGCGGCGTCTCTGGCCCAGAAGCCGCAGAAGATTTCGACCACGCGCTCCAGCGCCATCAGCGGGTCCGGCATCGCCATGGCATCGGCGATTTCATGAAGCCCGCCCTGGCGGGCGATGTCGTCGAACACT includes:
- a CDS encoding TetR/AcrR family transcriptional regulator, which encodes MKKRAYVSSVRSAAAAEKRDRVIEAAAKSLREDASIARFSLDTVAKAAGVTRLTVYNQFGSRRGLLEAVFDDIARQGGLHEIADAMAMPDPLMALERVVEIFCGFWARDAAIGRLHEAMATDPEFAEALLERNERRRKLVRMLVRRIAAKTASRRAREGAVDMLFALTSYPMFAMLCRGRPANEVCQLMQSACRAAIEPVSR